In the genome of Segatella copri, one region contains:
- a CDS encoding MFS transporter: MVTKKNSRNPWAWIPTLYFAEGLPNVIVTALSVVMYMQLGLTDAEVGLYTGWLALPWVIKPLWSPFIDLLKTKRWWVLTMQALIGAALAGIAFSLPTAFWFQATMCFFFLIAFCSATHDISADGFYMIELDEHTQTKFVGLRNTFYRLAIIFVNGFLVMLAGVLQVMFRNQIRFSWALIFYGLAGIFIGLWLYHSRFMPRPKEDVQTDRTVGEVAHELTNMFRTFFVKFRVGETICVMLFLLLYRFPEALLNTMTKTFILRPNSQGGLGLSPQEYGFANGTVGLIGLLLGGIIGGILVSRDGMKKWLWPMVCAITLPDVVYIYLSYSLNSDIIVVSSCLFVEQFGYGLGFTVLTLYMLFYSQGKFKTSHYSICTGISYLGLMLPGMVSGYLKDMVGYRLFFIIVMACCAITFLVTAFLKIDPEFGKKEKEIKEQIEEEEMEVIE; encoded by the coding sequence ATGGTAACAAAGAAAAATAGTCGGAATCCATGGGCTTGGATTCCGACCCTCTATTTTGCAGAAGGACTGCCCAACGTCATTGTGACCGCCCTCTCTGTGGTGATGTATATGCAGTTGGGCCTCACCGATGCCGAGGTGGGTCTCTATACCGGATGGCTCGCACTGCCTTGGGTGATCAAGCCCCTGTGGAGCCCGTTCATCGACCTGCTGAAGACCAAGCGCTGGTGGGTGCTCACCATGCAGGCGCTCATCGGAGCCGCCCTTGCCGGCATCGCCTTCTCGCTGCCTACTGCCTTCTGGTTCCAGGCAACGATGTGCTTCTTCTTCCTCATCGCCTTCTGCAGTGCCACCCACGATATTTCGGCGGATGGTTTTTATATGATTGAGCTGGATGAGCATACACAGACCAAGTTTGTGGGACTGCGAAACACGTTCTATCGCCTCGCCATCATCTTCGTGAATGGTTTCCTGGTGATGCTGGCAGGTGTGCTCCAGGTGATGTTCCGCAACCAGATACGCTTCTCGTGGGCGCTTATCTTCTACGGATTGGCGGGCATCTTCATCGGACTGTGGCTCTATCACAGCCGGTTTATGCCGCGTCCTAAGGAGGATGTGCAGACGGATAGAACGGTGGGTGAAGTGGCGCACGAACTGACGAACATGTTCCGTACCTTCTTCGTGAAGTTCAGGGTGGGGGAAACCATCTGCGTGATGCTCTTCCTGCTGCTCTATCGTTTCCCGGAAGCACTCTTGAATACGATGACCAAGACCTTCATCCTTCGTCCTAATTCGCAGGGCGGACTGGGATTGTCTCCGCAGGAATATGGTTTTGCTAATGGTACGGTGGGACTGATCGGTTTGCTGCTGGGTGGTATCATCGGCGGTATTCTGGTGAGCCGCGACGGTATGAAGAAATGGCTCTGGCCGATGGTTTGCGCCATCACCCTGCCGGATGTGGTTTACATCTATCTGAGTTATTCGCTGAACAGCGATATTATCGTGGTATCGAGCTGTCTTTTCGTAGAGCAGTTTGGTTATGGTCTGGGCTTCACGGTTCTTACGCTCTACATGCTGTTCTACAGTCAGGGCAAGTTCAAGACCTCGCATTATTCCATCTGCACGGGCATCTCCTATCTGGGTTTAATGTTGCCAGGTATGGTTTCTGGCTATCTGAAAGATATGGTAGGCTATCGCTTGTTCTTCATCATCGTGATGGCATGCTGCGCCATCACCTTCCTGGTTACTGCCTTCCTGAAAATAGATCCGGAGTTCGGAAAGAAGGAGAAGGAAATCAAGGAGCAAATAGAAGAGGAAGAAATGGAAGTGATAGAATAA
- a CDS encoding SPFH domain-containing protein: MENKEFTYQGKTLNGILMLVLNIIGFLAGVGLFIFACVSQEGWLANVCGVCGVLLLILSIICVCGFILVEPGQARVLLFFGKYRGTFTEPGYYWLNPFISLKKLSLRVRNLDAEPIKVNDKTGNPIMIGMVLVWKLKDTYKAIFEIDTQTMAEGSTGQAGIGASAAQIMNMLGRFVQIQADAALRQVAGQYAYDDDEGEKSNQITLRDGSDEINKELEARIDERLAMAGIEVVEARINYLAYAPEIAAVMLRRQQASAIISAREKIVEGAVSMVKMALQKLSDEDVVELDDDKKAAMVSNLLVVLCGDDTAQPVVNTGTLNH, encoded by the coding sequence ATGGAGAATAAGGAATTTACGTATCAGGGAAAGACCTTGAATGGCATCCTGATGTTAGTGTTAAACATCATCGGCTTTCTGGCTGGAGTTGGCTTGTTTATATTTGCCTGCGTTTCGCAAGAAGGCTGGCTGGCAAATGTCTGTGGCGTTTGCGGCGTACTGCTTCTCATCCTGAGCATCATCTGCGTTTGCGGTTTCATCCTGGTGGAGCCTGGTCAGGCTCGCGTGTTGCTTTTCTTCGGTAAGTATCGTGGCACTTTTACTGAGCCGGGTTACTATTGGCTGAATCCGTTTATCAGTCTGAAGAAGCTTTCGCTTCGTGTGCGCAACCTCGATGCGGAACCTATCAAGGTGAATGACAAGACGGGTAATCCGATTATGATTGGTATGGTGCTGGTATGGAAACTGAAGGATACCTACAAGGCTATCTTCGAGATTGATACCCAGACCATGGCTGAGGGTTCTACGGGTCAGGCAGGCATCGGTGCTTCTGCTGCACAGATCATGAATATGCTGGGCCGCTTTGTCCAGATTCAGGCAGATGCTGCTCTCCGACAGGTAGCCGGACAGTATGCCTACGATGATGACGAGGGGGAAAAGTCGAATCAGATTACGCTTCGAGATGGAAGTGATGAAATCAATAAGGAGTTGGAGGCTCGCATCGATGAGCGATTGGCGATGGCAGGTATAGAGGTAGTAGAGGCTCGCATCAACTATCTGGCTTATGCTCCGGAGATAGCAGCCGTGATGCTTCGTCGCCAGCAGGCTTCAGCCATCATCTCTGCCAGAGAGAAGATAGTTGAGGGAGCCGTGTCGATGGTGAAGATGGCATTGCAGAAGTTGAGCGATGAAGATGTGGTAGAGCTTGATGACGACAAGAAGGCTGCCATGGTCAGCAATCTGCTCGTAGTGCTCTGTGGCGATGATACCGCCCAGCCTGTAGTAAATACGGGAACATTGAATCATTAA
- a CDS encoding DNA-binding protein: MAKKETNTKSFILRIDSETMSAIEAWAEDEFRSTNGQLQWIIAEALRKAGRLPKKKKAASKKSKEEDESNQIEEKKKDEE; encoded by the coding sequence ATGGCTAAAAAGGAAACAAATACGAAGAGTTTTATATTGCGCATCGATTCGGAAACGATGAGTGCCATTGAAGCGTGGGCGGAGGATGAGTTCCGCTCAACCAACGGCCAGCTGCAATGGATCATCGCCGAAGCGCTGCGCAAGGCTGGCAGACTGCCTAAGAAAAAGAAGGCTGCATCAAAGAAATCAAAGGAAGAAGATGAATCAAATCAAATAGAAGAGAAGAAGAAAGATGAAGAATAA
- a CDS encoding secondary thiamine-phosphate synthase enzyme YjbQ — MIQQVEFSLRPLPRGFHLVTNEVMRNLPALPKTGILNLFVRHTSCGLSLNENFDPDVRHDLKGIFERLVPDGDPRYQHQDEGPTDMSAHAKSSMVGVSLTIPITNGRLNLGTWQGIYLCEFREGGGSRHLIATIIGE; from the coding sequence ATGATACAGCAAGTAGAATTTTCATTGCGCCCGCTTCCTCGCGGCTTTCACCTCGTAACCAACGAGGTGATGAGGAACTTGCCGGCGCTACCTAAGACGGGGATACTGAATCTCTTCGTAAGACATACCAGTTGCGGATTGTCGCTGAACGAGAACTTCGACCCTGATGTGAGACATGATTTAAAAGGCATCTTCGAAAGACTGGTTCCGGATGGCGACCCAAGATACCAGCACCAGGATGAAGGACCTACGGATATGTCGGCCCATGCCAAATCGAGCATGGTGGGTGTATCGCTCACCATTCCTATTACCAATGGCAGACTGAACCTTGGTACATGGCAGGGAATTTACCTCTGCGAATTCAGAGAGGGAGGCGGAAGCCGACACCTCATCGCAACGATTATCGGGGAATAA
- a CDS encoding AAA family ATPase has translation MIENPFILRGYISDAYFCDREKETIDLIREIKNGNNITLIAPRRIGKTGLVQHVYAQEEIKDKYYTFLVDIYATKTLADFIQELGRSILQSLKPKGTKVVEHFLNCLHSLRSSISFDMNGVPSWGVDLGEITSPTTTLDEIFHYLESADKPCIVAIDEFQTISSYREANVEAILRTYIQHCHNASFIFAGSQRNMMSEMFLSHARPFYQSTSIKTLKAIDREVYADFATHLFEERQKHIKRETIYQIYDRFDGITWYLQRMLNKIFSLTERTDDKMMERADDKMMELALNSIIDESAFAYEALLFQLPAKQKELLFAICNAGKAQNIMSSAFIKKHNLPSASFVQGGIKGLLEKDFVTETDGTYELYDKFFGEWLKKEL, from the coding sequence ATGATAGAGAATCCGTTTATTCTGCGAGGATACATATCCGACGCTTACTTCTGTGATAGAGAAAAGGAAACCATCGACTTGATAAGAGAAATCAAGAATGGCAATAATATCACCCTGATTGCACCTAGAAGAATCGGCAAGACAGGGTTGGTGCAACACGTCTATGCCCAGGAAGAAATCAAGGATAAATACTATACATTTCTTGTAGATATTTATGCCACGAAAACCCTAGCCGATTTCATTCAGGAACTAGGCAGAAGTATTCTGCAAAGTCTGAAACCTAAAGGCACCAAAGTAGTGGAACATTTTCTTAACTGTCTCCACTCACTCCGTTCGTCCATCAGCTTCGACATGAATGGCGTGCCTTCGTGGGGAGTAGATTTGGGAGAAATCACCAGTCCAACCACAACGCTCGATGAAATTTTCCATTATCTGGAGAGCGCTGATAAGCCTTGCATCGTGGCCATTGATGAATTTCAAACCATCAGCAGTTATAGAGAAGCGAATGTGGAAGCCATACTGCGCACTTACATTCAGCACTGTCATAATGCCAGTTTCATCTTTGCCGGATCTCAGCGTAACATGATGTCGGAGATGTTCTTGAGTCATGCCCGTCCTTTCTATCAAAGCACCTCCATTAAAACACTGAAAGCTATTGATAGAGAGGTGTATGCAGACTTCGCTACTCATCTTTTCGAAGAAAGACAGAAGCATATCAAACGAGAAACCATTTATCAGATATACGACCGTTTTGACGGCATCACCTGGTATCTGCAGAGGATGCTCAATAAGATTTTCTCGCTCACGGAAAGGACTGATGATAAGATGATGGAAAGGGCTGACGATAAGATGATGGAACTGGCACTCAACTCGATTATAGATGAGAGTGCTTTTGCATACGAAGCACTTCTCTTTCAATTGCCAGCTAAGCAAAAGGAACTTCTCTTTGCCATCTGCAACGCTGGCAAGGCTCAAAACATCATGTCATCGGCATTCATCAAGAAGCACAATCTTCCTTCCGCCAGTTTTGTACAAGGTGGAATCAAGGGATTATTGGAGAAAGATTTTGTTACAGAGACGGATGGAACTTACGAACTGTACGATAAGTTCTTCGGTGAATGGCTGAAAAAGGAATTATAA
- a CDS encoding TIGR02452 family protein — translation MINDRRQLADVYQQTIDIVLEGHYTSENGEEVKLPDNTKMLKGSRFYTKPLDASNIPTLAEGSTKIIVKNDDSIHCGHQLQQEGYNPVVLNLASRRNPGGGVKNGSRAQEESLFRSTNLFLSMYRYAEYAEDYGLEKSKFQYPMPVRFGGIYVPDATVFRAGAKDDFALLDTPYYMSFVAVAAINHPDLDRDGNICEEDATLTKNKMRTMLRIGLLNGHDSIVLGAFGCGAFHNPPKHIARLFHEVIDEKEFKDKYKLIAFAILEDHNSPRGGNLQPFIEEFKS, via the coding sequence ATGATAAATGACAGAAGACAACTGGCTGACGTGTATCAGCAAACTATAGATATTGTTCTTGAGGGACATTACACCTCGGAGAATGGGGAGGAAGTGAAACTGCCCGACAACACGAAGATGCTGAAGGGAAGCAGATTCTATACCAAGCCACTGGATGCTTCAAACATACCTACCCTTGCAGAAGGTTCCACCAAGATTATAGTGAAGAATGACGACAGCATCCATTGCGGGCATCAGTTGCAACAGGAAGGATACAATCCCGTGGTTCTCAACCTGGCAAGCCGTCGCAACCCGGGCGGTGGCGTGAAGAACGGAAGCCGGGCTCAGGAGGAGAGTCTCTTCCGCAGCACCAATCTCTTTCTCTCAATGTATCGTTATGCAGAATATGCCGAGGATTACGGTTTGGAGAAAAGCAAGTTCCAATATCCGATGCCTGTGAGATTCGGAGGCATCTATGTGCCAGATGCTACCGTGTTCAGGGCTGGAGCCAAGGATGACTTCGCCTTGCTCGATACTCCTTATTATATGTCGTTCGTGGCAGTAGCGGCCATCAATCATCCTGATTTAGATAGAGATGGGAACATCTGCGAAGAAGATGCCACACTGACGAAAAACAAAATGAGGACGATGCTGCGTATCGGTTTGCTGAACGGACACGACAGCATCGTGCTCGGTGCATTCGGTTGCGGTGCCTTCCACAATCCTCCGAAACATATCGCAAGACTGTTTCACGAAGTCATCGACGAGAAGGAGTTCAAGGACAAGTACAAGCTCATCGCATTCGCCATCCTTGAAGACCATAACTCGCCAAGAGGTGGAAACCTGCAACCCTTCATCGAGGAATTCAAGTCATAA
- a CDS encoding site-specific integrase produces MKSTFSIIFYLKRQVVKKDGTVPVMGRITVDGTQAQFSCKTTANSDLWDTKGGRMIGKSMQALEVNRKLDKMRVSISKHYQEIMDRDNFVTADKVKNAFLGLEYRCHTLMKVYSQSRDEMEKQYKAGMKSLSTYTKYRIGCAYVGEFLQAHYHVKDIALKELSLPFITDYETFLRTDKHLKINSAMVFVRNLRAMVFRAIDNEWLVKDPFRRYEYKEEETTREFLSKEEIHLLMETPITRKKMSMVRDLFLFCCFTGLAFIDLYNLKEENIKEFFDEGEWIVIHRQKTGTEANIKLLDYPKQIMEKYRGLCEDGRVFPVPNYQSCMDSLKRLGKKCGITKPLSWHVSRHSFATSVCLSNGVPIETVSSMLGHKDIKTTQVYAKITKEKLSKDVEKLSQQINNIEEFTFGNVCNDNTNTINGRV; encoded by the coding sequence ATGAAGAGTACATTTTCAATTATCTTCTACCTCAAAAGACAGGTAGTAAAGAAAGATGGTACTGTTCCAGTTATGGGACGTATCACAGTGGACGGAACACAGGCGCAGTTCAGTTGCAAGACAACTGCCAATTCTGATTTGTGGGACACCAAGGGCGGACGCATGATAGGTAAGAGTATGCAGGCTTTGGAGGTGAACCGTAAATTGGACAAGATGCGTGTGAGTATCAGCAAGCATTATCAGGAGATTATGGACAGGGACAACTTCGTCACTGCCGACAAGGTGAAGAACGCCTTTCTTGGCTTGGAGTATCGTTGCCATACACTGATGAAAGTCTATTCCCAAAGCCGTGATGAAATGGAAAAGCAATATAAGGCTGGCATGAAATCTTTGAGTACATACACGAAGTATAGAATCGGGTGTGCCTATGTGGGCGAGTTCTTGCAGGCGCATTACCATGTGAAGGATATTGCTCTGAAAGAGTTGTCGCTGCCTTTTATCACGGACTACGAGACTTTTCTCAGAACCGACAAGCATCTGAAAATCAATTCTGCAATGGTGTTTGTCCGCAATCTCCGTGCAATGGTATTCCGTGCCATAGATAATGAATGGCTCGTAAAAGACCCATTCAGACGATATGAGTACAAGGAAGAAGAGACCACAAGAGAGTTTCTGAGCAAAGAAGAGATTCACCTGTTGATGGAGACACCTATCACAAGAAAGAAGATGAGCATGGTGCGTGACTTGTTCCTGTTCTGTTGTTTTACAGGTCTCGCTTTCATTGATCTGTACAACTTGAAGGAAGAGAACATCAAGGAATTTTTCGATGAAGGTGAATGGATTGTTATCCATCGACAGAAGACTGGAACGGAAGCCAACATCAAGTTGCTTGACTATCCCAAGCAAATTATGGAAAAATACCGTGGATTGTGTGAAGACGGCAGGGTGTTTCCAGTACCCAACTACCAAAGTTGTATGGATTCGCTCAAAAGACTGGGCAAAAAATGTGGTATCACCAAGCCGCTGTCCTGGCATGTATCCCGTCATTCGTTCGCAACCTCGGTTTGCCTCTCCAACGGAGTTCCAATAGAAACCGTGAGTTCAATGCTTGGTCACAAGGACATAAAGACAACCCAGGTGTATGCCAAGATTACCAAGGAGAAATTGAGCAAAGACGTGGAAAAGTTGTCTCAGCAGATTAATAACATTGAGGAATTCACGTTTGGAAATGTTTGCAACGATAATACTAACACTATAAATGGCAGAGTATGA
- a CDS encoding helix-turn-helix domain-containing protein — MNMNQLLTHESKSIDTAMQSLKKANNWLSSFIESYSPPLDGERYLTDKELSEHLKLSRRTLQEYRKQGILPYIILCGKTLYPESEIQALLTGNYRKPIIDGTVS, encoded by the coding sequence ATGAACATGAACCAACTTCTTACGCATGAGAGCAAGTCGATAGACACCGCCATGCAATCCTTGAAGAAAGCCAACAACTGGCTATCCTCATTCATCGAGTCCTACAGCCCACCTTTGGACGGGGAGCGATACCTCACCGACAAGGAACTCTCCGAGCATTTGAAGCTTAGTCGCCGCACCTTGCAGGAATATCGCAAGCAAGGCATTTTGCCCTACATTATATTATGTGGCAAAACCCTCTATCCGGAATCCGAGATACAAGCACTTCTCACTGGTAATTACCGCAAGCCGATAATCGACGGCACTGTTTCATAA
- a CDS encoding helix-turn-helix domain-containing protein, producing the protein MEVVTMEKKAFDLMMARYDALVKKVELLKHKANGKRLNKWLTGQEVCQQLRISQRTLQKLRDRRFLGHTQIGRQFYYCPEEVKAIVPLIARIKSV; encoded by the coding sequence ATGGAAGTAGTAACAATGGAAAAGAAGGCATTCGACTTGATGATGGCAAGATACGATGCCTTGGTAAAGAAAGTTGAGTTGCTGAAGCATAAGGCTAACGGCAAGCGTCTGAACAAATGGCTTACAGGTCAAGAGGTCTGCCAGCAACTTCGCATCAGCCAGCGCACCTTACAAAAACTTCGTGACCGCCGTTTCTTGGGGCATACCCAGATAGGTCGCCAATTCTATTACTGCCCCGAAGAGGTCAAAGCCATCGTTCCGCTTATCGCCAGAATCAAATCGGTATAG
- a CDS encoding helix-turn-helix domain-containing protein, with the protein MEVITMESAAFKKLTEQLTEIVQYVRLAKMAFQENLTGKGLKPMLTNDDAAKMLGVSKRTLQRMRSENRIDFIKIGNQCRYQVEAIERMVEERTIAKET; encoded by the coding sequence ATGGAAGTAATAACAATGGAAAGTGCAGCCTTCAAAAAGCTGACAGAACAGTTGACAGAAATAGTCCAGTACGTGCGATTGGCAAAAATGGCATTTCAAGAGAACCTGACGGGTAAGGGATTGAAGCCGATGTTGACCAATGACGATGCAGCCAAGATGCTTGGTGTGAGCAAGCGCACCTTGCAGCGAATGCGCTCAGAGAACCGCATTGATTTTATTAAAATTGGTAATCAATGCCGATACCAAGTTGAAGCCATTGAAAGAATGGTTGAGGAACGAACAATAGCAAAGGAAACATGA
- a CDS encoding helix-turn-helix domain-containing protein, protein MLMLRHERETEQKGSSAINEKLLDNQDLCLLFQISPRSLQRYRSLGVLPYKRLGQKTYYTEEDVMQFVENNVKEFKKENVEHYLTRIHQKFK, encoded by the coding sequence ATGCTGATGTTGAGACACGAACGAGAGACGGAGCAAAAAGGAAGTTCTGCCATCAATGAAAAATTGCTTGACAACCAAGACCTCTGCCTCTTATTTCAAATCTCCCCTCGTTCCCTTCAACGCTATCGCAGTCTGGGAGTGCTTCCCTACAAGCGTTTGGGGCAGAAAACCTACTACACGGAAGAGGATGTGATGCAGTTTGTAGAGAATAATGTCAAAGAATTCAAGAAAGAGAATGTGGAGCATTACTTGACTCGCATTCATCAGAAATTCAAATAA
- a CDS encoding DUF4099 domain-containing protein, protein MVQKKKSDEQDVLVVRDEKTGEISVVAGLSRDGTPKRAPAKAENTSDFLRFDRNSDLMDSFFRNFFRQCKKPSRFGFYRIAADQVENLLGVMKELLKDPEANKEILSAHKVDTSNYEKEAKQSEGQAKETASSDDASKTQANTEKENVSSEQTNEKENDMEQKPEQTAAEQQAQTAPGVKQNLISGNDVNLQELGAKYGIDFNSMNEKDMKALLNYGKTGLVIVKPTFGGEQIEIQARLSFRKDDNDQLQLVPHFVRNEPKLDVAYKGYTFTPEDKKNLLQNGNLGKVVDFPDKNTGELRPHFISIDRLTNEIVDIPTNKVRIPDTIGKTPITKDDKRVLYSGIPLRKEIELANGRKFTPLLQVNVEQRGVEFVPGSTRQAQGQKQNGDKKQTADKQEQKAEGDTGGQKKQQDPNHWLNEDGTIRRLNTYFKKELTEQQKDDYVAGKTIEIKEVPNKNGSGTYTAYVKFDFDKMQPRSYRNNPDLKQAKEQIPTNENKTQVAVNEQGKTNEATKHTKEPLKPGQSAPKNEKQQKEQTAEAQKPKRKARSVKM, encoded by the coding sequence ATGGTACAAAAGAAAAAGAGTGATGAACAGGACGTGCTGGTAGTCCGTGACGAAAAGACGGGCGAGATCAGCGTCGTCGCCGGACTCAGCAGGGACGGCACACCGAAGCGAGCACCCGCCAAGGCGGAGAACACGTCCGACTTCCTGCGTTTTGACCGCAACAGCGACCTGATGGACAGTTTCTTTAGAAACTTCTTCCGCCAGTGCAAGAAGCCAAGCCGATTCGGATTCTACCGCATAGCGGCAGACCAGGTGGAAAACCTGCTTGGCGTGATGAAGGAGTTGCTGAAAGATCCGGAGGCTAACAAGGAGATTCTTTCCGCCCACAAGGTTGACACCTCCAATTATGAGAAAGAGGCAAAGCAATCGGAAGGTCAGGCGAAAGAAACCGCATCATCGGACGATGCGTCCAAGACGCAAGCTAACACAGAAAAAGAGAATGTATCATCTGAACAAACCAACGAAAAAGAGAACGACATGGAACAGAAACCAGAACAGACCGCAGCCGAACAGCAGGCACAGACCGCTCCGGGTGTAAAGCAGAACCTCATCAGTGGTAACGATGTGAACCTGCAGGAATTGGGTGCCAAATATGGCATAGACTTCAACAGTATGAATGAGAAGGATATGAAAGCCCTGCTCAACTACGGCAAGACGGGGCTTGTGATTGTGAAGCCGACCTTCGGCGGTGAACAGATAGAGATACAGGCCCGTCTGTCATTCCGCAAGGACGATAACGACCAGTTGCAACTCGTGCCGCATTTCGTGCGCAACGAGCCTAAACTCGATGTCGCTTACAAAGGCTATACCTTCACTCCAGAGGACAAGAAGAACCTGTTGCAGAACGGCAACCTCGGAAAGGTTGTGGATTTCCCCGACAAGAATACAGGTGAGCTGCGTCCTCATTTCATCAGTATCGACCGTCTCACCAATGAGATTGTTGACATCCCGACCAACAAGGTGCGCATACCCGATACCATCGGCAAGACACCTATTACCAAGGACGACAAGAGAGTGCTCTACTCAGGTATTCCGCTTCGCAAGGAGATTGAGCTTGCCAACGGGCGCAAGTTTACACCGCTGCTGCAGGTGAATGTGGAACAGCGTGGCGTGGAGTTCGTGCCTGGCAGCACAAGACAGGCGCAAGGTCAGAAACAGAATGGCGACAAGAAGCAAACCGCTGACAAGCAGGAGCAGAAGGCAGAAGGTGATACGGGCGGTCAGAAGAAACAGCAAGATCCCAACCACTGGCTCAATGAGGACGGAACCATCCGCCGACTCAACACCTATTTCAAGAAGGAGTTGACCGAGCAGCAGAAGGACGACTATGTGGCAGGCAAGACCATAGAAATCAAGGAAGTGCCGAACAAGAACGGCAGCGGTACCTATACCGCCTATGTGAAGTTCGACTTCGACAAGATGCAACCACGTTCCTACCGCAACAATCCCGACCTAAAGCAGGCAAAGGAACAGATTCCGACCAATGAGAACAAGACGCAGGTTGCCGTCAACGAGCAGGGCAAGACCAACGAGGCGACCAAGCACACCAAGGAACCCTTGAAGCCGGGACAGTCTGCACCGAAGAACGAGAAGCAGCAGAAGGAGCAGACCGCCGAGGCACAGAAGCCGAAGCGTAAGGCAAGAAGCGTGAAGATGTAG
- a CDS encoding DUF1896 domain-containing protein, translated as MNRKKQAQTELSYYGLYLLNHLRENRFPQANDADFIRERADHAAEVYEQARRDALFADAAQELAMSALLKGLRFSKYSILYDVVDSEFPLEVAVEDQEAFVKNLLPLVDNVYSIYDLTDDDFAQSPDYEQLYTELTGAVALFIESNGVQ; from the coding sequence ATGAACAGAAAGAAACAGGCACAGACAGAGCTGTCCTATTACGGACTGTACCTCTTGAACCACCTCAGAGAGAACCGTTTTCCACAAGCCAACGATGCAGACTTTATCCGCGAACGTGCAGACCATGCCGCAGAAGTATATGAGCAGGCACGGCGTGATGCCCTCTTTGCCGATGCAGCACAAGAGCTTGCCATGTCAGCATTGCTGAAAGGTCTCCGCTTTTCCAAGTACAGCATCCTGTATGATGTTGTTGACAGTGAGTTTCCCCTGGAGGTAGCAGTAGAAGATCAGGAAGCGTTTGTCAAGAACCTCCTGCCTTTGGTTGATAACGTGTATTCCATTTACGACCTCACCGATGACGATTTTGCCCAGTCACCGGACTACGAGCAGCTCTACACAGAGTTGACTGGAGCCGTAGCCCTTTTCATAGAGTCAAATGGCGTACAATAG